In Mytilus edulis chromosome 4, xbMytEdul2.2, whole genome shotgun sequence, the following proteins share a genomic window:
- the LOC139520687 gene encoding uncharacterized protein, with protein sequence MFYFVFCVCFIFASAYEDDYFEFEKSDKFGGICNKRTIYNGWGYKPTPGTCDKFYQCDEEGVPHQQSCAAGTFYDGNECRHAEKVHCSYDPCQRKPHGYSYADGQSCYGYFVCIGGRSKYLTCSNGFYFNAHKKSCHSDPTCFKDNLKHPCSFGTTYPCPGKPDQFYLYDGRSTLTTMRCPKGLWYRPDLCTCDWIIPGKIQKHGCSPMFHFTYNGNFLEKYNRIQQAPNNNVAIYRKSALFNKGGKIIIWAMNDIDLDNEFSLCFEFMAKTYKGEVALMSNDQHGYGATYKISYIPALGVVKAYVLQKNKRLIQMQVFGVNPRRAHFVRFARSDDKLTLRVNNLAPATVECDDGIAKNGNPMVIGQAGGCTDFQGFIDEVKFYNCVPKGFLDVYEDLLESDHHERDSVEDFH encoded by the exons atgttttattttgtattttgtgtttgttttatctTTGCTAGTGCTTACGAGGATGATTATTTCGAATTTGAAAAATCAG ACAAATTTGGAGGAATATGTAACAAAAGGACAATATATAATGGATGGGGTTATAAACCTACACCCGGAACTTGCGACAAGTTTTATCAATGTGACGAGGAAGGTGTACCACATCAACAAAGCTGTGCAGCAGGAACATTCTATGATGGAAATGAATGTCGGCATGCAGAAAAAGTGCACTGTTCTTATG ATCCTTGCCAGAGGAAACCACATGGCTACAGTTATGCTGATGGCCAGAGTTGCTATGGTTACTTTGTTTGTATAGGTGGACGTTCAAAGTACTTGACATGTTCGAATGGTTTTTACTTCAATGCTCACAAAAAATCGTGCCACTCAGATCCTACCTGCTTTAAAGATAACCTTAAACATC CTTGCTCTTTCGGAACAACGTACCCTTGTCCTGGAAAGCCAGATCAGTTCTATCTATATGACGGTCGATCAACATTGACTACCATGAGATGTCCAAAGGGATTGTGGTATCGACCAGACTTGTGTACTTGTGATTGGATAATTCCAGGAAAAATTCAGAAGCACG GTTGTTCTCCAATGTTTCACTTCACATACAATGGAAATTTTCTGGAAAAGTATAACAGAATACAGCAAGCTCCAAACAACAACGTTGCTATTTACAGGAAATCAGCTCTTTTCAACAAAGGAGGGAAAATAATCATATGGGCTATGAACGACATCGACTTGGATAATGAATTTTCTCTGTGCTTTGAGTTCATGGCAAAAACATACAAAGGAGAAGTCGCTTTGATGTCGAATGACCAACACGGATATGGCGCTACCTATAAAATATCATACATTCCTGCGCTTGGTGTTGTTAAGGCTTAtgttttacagaaaaataagCGGCTGATACAGATGCAAGTTTTTGGTGTT AATCCAAGAAGAGCACATTTTGTCCGTTTCGCGAGATCTGACGATAAGCTGACACTCAGAGTTAACAACTTAGCACCAGCTACAGTAGAATGTG ATGATGGTATTGCAAAGAATGGAAATCCTATGGTGATAGGCCAGGCAGGAGGGTGTACAGATTTCCAAGGATTCATCGACGAG GTGAAGTTTTATAACTGTGTTCCAAAAGGATTTCTTGACGTGTATGAGGACTTGTTGGAGTCAGATCACCATGAAAGAGACAGCGTTGAAGACTTTCATTAA